The DNA region GAAGTGATTATTTTTTTGACCGacttttgtaaatattttgaattatcaaTTAACGTGACTTACCCTACTTTTTACgttgtttttaaatattttatgtcAAAAAACTTAAAAAATTCATTGTCCGAATACACGGGTAAAATTAATaggtttgactctcgaaatctgaATTATTCCACATAAATTAAGATAAAGGGAGTACTCTCTCAAtttcaaattatttatcattttttttgtttGCAATGATAAAATTCTAccgaaaataaaatagaaaaaaattaaTTGTGGCTTGAACTAAACGACAAAtaatttaagattttttttttataacacaTATAATTTGAGAGAGAGGAAGCATCTTTTAAAATGATTACCTATATTTGTTAGAGCGAATAATGCTAGGGACGGACGGAAAGGCTGAATTCAGAATTTCCACCGAGCTTtcaggcttattaatgatgatgaCTCGATAGCTACAAAGCATGCTAGGAAAAATTGTACCTCTTTTTTTGTccctgttgttttttttttttttggtctgtgTATTTATATTTGCTGGTCCAAACATGCACCACGAGGTCGTTTGATGCACGGTATAAGATGAGGTATTTTATCactaattttaaaattaattttctatCATATTTGATAGAAAGTATAAATTTATTTTAAGATTAATTTATACTTTCTATCAAATAGAATATAAATAAGGTTCAAACTTAATGGTAAATATTATATCTTATCCATTAATCTTGGGGTTATTTTATCTCAACTCTCAAGTGGTATAAATTAATCTCAGAATTATGAGATTATAATTTCAGGATAATTCAATTCGCGTAGCAACCGACCCCAAGCAGTCAAGTGTTTTTTCAAACAAAGTCATGAGACAATTTAATTAAAATGAAATAGTGCTACTGTTTACTTTGTCTAGAAGATACTGATGACTGGTCGGTAGATGAGTATAGTCTATTTTTGTAGTCACCGAACAATTGGGTCATATAATTTTATAGAGGTCTCCACCgtttttttcttttccaattattacGTTCAAAAGAATCACGACTTGGATGTTACTCATGCTAATTTTGTCTTGCAAGAACTGTCGCCATCACTCTCTAGAACTTTTAAATCGGATACCTCCATCTTAAGATATCTCAAAAAAATTGAAGTAGGATATGTGTAACGTGGAGAAATCAAGTCTACACCTTTGTGGAACTTTCCCTCCATCCCGTCTCAAGTTATGTGGTGGACTTTTATTGGGCACAAAATTTAagtaagaaagaaggatgtttGAAATTTGTCTTAAAAAATAAGTCATTGGTAATTGTGTGAGATATATCTTATTAAGTATATAATGGAAAGATTAGCATTAAATTGTCTTTTtgaatatataaatgcatcatttttttttttgtgataacCTAAAATGAAGATTGTACCACAAAGATTGGGACAGAGGGAGAAGTACAATTTAATGGAATGCAGAATGATATGGTACCAGTGTCATATGTGGGCTTGATCTTTTGATCTTTGGGAGCCCACTAGTTATAGGAATCGATTCTAGTCGTGAGTTTGAAGCTATAGTTTTAGTCTCCCGAATTGTTTTACTAATCTTTATTTTGGGGTCATTAAATGTCTAATAGTTCAAATATTTCTTATCTTTGTACCTTTTTTGGGACCAGGCATGTGACGTTTCTGTGTGGAAGAGGAGGGGTATATGCTCTTGGTGCTGTTGCTGCCAACTATTGTGGGGACCAACCCAAACGTGACTTGTATTTGAACCATTTCCTTGAGGTACCAGCACAATTCAATTATGATTGTCCTTTTTCCTTAGATTCGTGGAAAGATAATTGAGCTTACCAAACATGTCTTTATGAAGTGCTTTATTCCTTTTTAAACATATCCATCTGGTATTTCATTGATTTCATATTATGGGGAGACTGGAGAGTAAATGGCATGTAACTGACGATATATAGAGTTGTTTGGTGACTGCTAATTTGATACCAAATTGTTCAGAGACATATTGGAACATATTATTATTGCTAATTTTATACCAAAAGTTTGTGAAAGGTGTGATATCCTACTTGTTGGAGTAGTGTCCACTGTGTAGAATTATTTCTTAGCCATGGTGATGATTTAGCGTAGCCCTGATAATTGTTTGCTtagcagtgttatcaaaagcgaaaagcgcaaaaacgctctaaggtcagctggggctttaagcgcaaagcgcaaataaaacgcgggctttaatgaaaaaaggcgcaatggtgcaaaaatacagcTATatgtatgtttagtccaagacaaataataataagcatgaataacaaatatccAGACAAAGAAACTGTAAaaacattacgataaagtgaaatatcaattatctagtaTCACCTCTTCAAGAGAGACTCATtagcaaggaaaagtatgtcttagagccttgatgatgacactgaagcgcagaaaaagcgaggcgaagcgctcaacatgatttgagcctcgcttcagggcttaagcgcgcctttgacaacactgttGCGTAGATATTATGCTGGTAACACTGGACCTGTTTCTTGCTTATGGAAAAACAAGAAGAGGAAAAAACATTTGACCTGGTGATGAAGAAATTATTTGCTAGATACATGCTGGCGATATAGTGTTTCATACCTGCTTGTGTTTTCAGTTAAACAAATTTGTTGCAAATCATGGAGAATCCGTAACATTAGCACTTGTTTGTCCTCCTGTGTGAAACCACATATTGTCATGGTGATAGGTTCAGCCTCTAATGCAACGATGAATCTCATGATGTTGTTTTTCATTGCATTAGCCTCTACATTATCTACGTCCAGATGCCCCTCTTTTACTGTAGTAGTTTCACTCAACCTTGACTCCATGCAATGTCTAAATCTCTTTCTTATTTATTACTTTCAGGTAGCACAAGAGAGAGCCCTTCCAGTTGGACCTGAAGATGGAGGTTTTGGAATGTCATATGACCTCCTTTATGGACGGGCTGGTTTCTTGTGGGCAGCATTGTTTATGAGGAAGTACTTGGGAGAGGAGGCAGTGCCAGACGATTATCTCATGCCTGTAGTTGAAGCAATATTAGCAGGAGGGAGAGCAGGGGCATCTGATAACCCAGCCTGCCCGCTGATGTATAGATGGCACGGGACAAGGTATTGGGGCGCTGCTCACGGCCTTTCTGGTATTCTGCACGTATTACTTCATTTTCCGCTCTCTCAAGAAGATATTGAAGATGTTAAGGAAACCTTGAGGTACATGATGAGCAACAGGTTTCCCCACAGTGGTAATTATCCTGTCAGTGAAGGGAATCCAAGAGACAAGCTGGTCCAATGGTCCCATGGTGCCACAGGTGTTACCATTACTATGTGCAAAGTATCTGAGGTTAGTACCTGTTAGAGTGAGGCAATGAGCTTTCTGGTTATTCCCTGGACTTATAATGAGTGGCGTATtcaaagaaaataagaaataactATAACAATGTTAAGCATGTTCCTATTCCCTGTTCTTGTGTTCAAACTGGGATTTTCCAGACTTCTCCAAACCAATACTTGGATTTCTATTAAGGTTTTTAATTTGAAAAGGTGGAGAAGCATCCGATCTCTTTGGGCTGATCCGAGCCAGGGACGTAGCTAGATAGATACAAGGGAGCTTAATTAAATTTCATGTCAGAAACTTATGCTGTGGACCAGTTTTGTATGCATATATAGTATTGAATTCCATATATAAAAGGGCAAAGTAAGCCTTAAAGATGATTGGAAGTTTGTTTAGGTCATAAGTTGGATTTCTAAGTGTGATATTCTTGCATTTTTCTGAATCCTCTTCTTAGAATTTCTGCTTCTATTAATTTGACCGTGCTGAAGGCCCCGAAAAGGAAAAAACAGAGAGTATCATATATTTAAAATATAGTAAACAAAGTTGTGAGGATGAGCAATGACCTTAAACTTTTTCTCCTCTGCTGCAGGTACTGTCAAATGATAGGGAATTCCGTGATGCTGCCATAGAAGGCGGAGAGGTGGTGTGGAAAAGCGGGTTTGTCAAGAAAGTGGGACTTGCAGATGGTGCCTCGGGAAATGCTTACGCCTTCCTCTCCTTATATCGGCTAACTGGGGAAAGCATATATGAAGAAAGAGCAAGAGCTTTTGCAAGTTGCTTATATCACAATGCAAGAACGATCATGAACGAAAGACATAATAATGAAGCAGATCATACGTACTCCCTTTTCCAAGGATTAGGTGGCGTTGCTTGCTTCCTGTTCGACTTGCTTGCGCCGAATAATTCCAGGTTCCCAGGATACGAACTTTGAGGGTGGAAGGTGTACTCTCTTGCTTAACTGGTGTGACAAAATACTAGTACCACTATGCGACACGAATCTGGTATATATTTGATGTTTATGTACCACTTCCTTAAGAATTAGCGTTCCTTTTTTACGACCTGTTTTACCTGCTTCCGTGAGTCCTCCTTCATCTTTGGTTTATTTGTCTTTACAATACTTGCATGAAATTACGCGAGCTTCTGAATAGAAAGAGTAATATTACTTTTGAATTCTTTGAATCCTTAGGAGAAAGGTGGCGAACATGGATTATTATGTGGTTAATGCGAACTTTGAACTACTAATAATCTTTAAAAATTTGAATCTGAATTATCAAAGAAAATATTGTACCGAACAATGAgacttttttctcttcttttgcgCCATCCCATTCCTAATGACCTTCCAGCTTTTCTACAAGTCAATGTAAACTCTAGGAATATGAGCAATTTTCCAGTAATCCCCACTTTGACTGTCCTTAAGCTGCACAGTTGCTAACAACTTTTCAGAAatttcttcaagtgaaagataCTGAAGCTTGCTCAAATGCTCAATCCCAAAAGGCAACTGCTCCATTAATCCACAGTTGCGCACTCGAAGCTCTTCAAGAAAAGGCATTGCACCCTCTTCCACTTTCATCTTTCTCAAATTTGTAGAGTGCCAAATACATAATTCTTTCAGTTTCTTGAATCCGCATGCTCTGAACCTCAATTCTTCGCCTTCATATGCCCGGTCCAGCACAAGTTTTACAAGGTTGGGCAAATCTTGAAGAGTGTCTAGTGCATTGTGCATTAGCTTGCTCCATTTTAAAACAACTGCGGCTAATGCTTGAAGAGAGGCTACCCATTGCGGAAACCTCTCTAAATGCCCTTCGAAAACTATTGTTCGGAGGGATGAGTGTGTGGAAGAAAGGGGATAGTGCAAATCAATAATTTCACTCACCCCATAAGATGAGATAGATAGTTGCTGAAGATTTATCAACTTGTCAAGGGAAGAACAAAAATCCCTCCCATGTTTTCTTCTCAGCTTCGCAATGTGTAACATTCTTAGTCTTGTTAAATTTCCCAATTCTATAACTGTGCTTGTAGTGGCCTTTATAGAATTCACCATTTCTAAGGACACAAGGGTCCCTATCTTCTTGGGAGCTTTAAAACCATGCAAAAAACCAGCACCGCGTCGATGAATGAAGATATGGCGAAGACATTGAAGCTTTAGTATCTCAACCGGCAATTTTCTTACCAATGTCTCCCTTAGGTCCAAGAACTCAAGGTTCTCAAGCTTCTCTATTGATCCTGTCAGATGTTTTATCTTAGTTCTCCTCAAGTTGAGAAACTTGAGATGAAACAATTCAAAGACTTCTTCTGGGATTTTCACCAATGGGGCTCCTGTTAAGTCTAACACCTTGAGTAGCTTAAAACTGCCAGATAACAACTTCAACAAGAATGAATTAGAGATGGATTCCGATGATCCGAGCGTTATCAGAGAGTGAAGATGCTTGAACTGATCAATGTCTTGTATATCACTCGCCAATTGAGCATGGATTACTAAATGTCTGACTTTGTGACCCCTTCTTGTAATTTCTTGACCATCTGCTATAGTTGCTGTGACCCTTTCCTCTGGCTTAGAAAGAATGAATTCATACCACAAGTTATGGATAGTGAATGAGTCCAATCTTCCATCAGAGTACCTTTCAGCAACTTGGATCAATCTTCTGTTTGCAAGTTCATTGAGATAGCTCTCAGCAACTTGTGCAATTGCCTTTCCTTCTCTTTCGAGGACGAGTCCTTCTGCTGCCAACAGTCGAATCAGTCTCATCTTATCGATGACATGATATTTTGGGATTATTCTCAGATAAGTGAAACAAGATTTGAGATAGAAAGGCAAATCTTGATAACATAGATTGAGTATCCTTTTCATGTGCTCAAATTCACTATAACTACCTTGTAACTTGTCAACAAGGCTGTCATGAAACATCTCCCACACCTCTGTTTTGTTCCCTTTAGTAGCCAGTGCACCAGCAATCACCAAAATCGCCATTGGTAAACCATTGCATTTTTCTATGATGTCTTTGGTGATTTGCACTAAATGTGGAGGACAGAGTGGGCTGCCTGGGAATGTCTCTCTGCAGAAAAGAATCCAAGATTCTTCTTCAGACAAAGGCTTCATATCATAGAAATGACTACGACCACCAGTTTCTGCACGAATGATATGGCATAGTTCAGTAAAACGCGATATGATTATGACCCTGCTGCCACAGTTTTCGATAGGAAATGCACGTTTGAGAGCCCTCCATGTGCTAATATCAGGGACATCATCAAGGACAACAAAGTACCTTGATGACTCAAAGACTTGTTGAATGAACTCTGCCAGCATGTTGGTATTCATGGCTTCAATTGCTCGACGGGATTGGTCATCTTTTGGAGTAATCATGCTCTTCAATAGCTCCTTAACATCAGAAAACCTTGGAATCTCAATCCACAGTGTATTATTGAAATGATTCTTTACTGCTGCATCATCAAAGATTTTCTTTATTAGGGTGGTTTTCCCTATACCTCTCGTTCCAACTACACACTGCAATTTCCATTCTGAATCATCAGAAAGGACCCAATCATTTAATACCGATTTATCATTTTCAATGCCTACCAGATCTGCATCATCATCAAGAATCACGTCTTCATGGTTATTACACCATGAAATGTTGTTCTTTTCATCATATTTCTGAAGAAATGTTATATGTCCTTCAGAAATAATGGCGATTTGGGCCTTGACGCCTTCCAACAACATTGAAAGATTATCATTTTGAGCTTCAAATAACTTATGAGATGTTAATGAATGATGGGGTTTTCTCCATGGCCGTGatcccttttcttgaaaattgcTGCACGTGACGACATGTGTTTCAAGAATATCTTGGACATCATGTGTAAGATCTTGTACTTGCTTGATCCATAGTTGTAATTCagcatcttcttcttcttttgcaTCAGCTGTCCTTGAGAAAGTCCTCATTTGTTCAAATGCATCCCTGATGTGAACAATTTCCTCTTGAATACCTTCAGGAAAATTTTGTCCCCCATTAAGTAAGGACGAAAGTTGATGTACCAAAAAAGCTACAGCACTCTCTGCCATTTTTCACTCAATAAATGTTTTTATGCAGGGAATGTTGATATAATTAATAGTCTTTCCTGATCGGAGCAAACTTTGAAACTGATTCATAGACTGGAAACGTTCTGCTAATGATTATTGAAAATTGCAAGCTTAAGAAATATTTTACTACCAGTTATTAGTAGTAGTTTACGACTACTAGTTGGGATACTTCTTTTTCTATTCATGTTATATGGGCTGACTTTTGAGCACACTTAACGTGGCCAGCAATTTAGAGGTTGTTTTGTTGATTATTGGTGGCCATTATGAACTTTGGATGGTCAACTTGAATGTTACATTGAATTTTCCCATAACTCAATCTCTTTTGTTTATTTTGAAATAACACAAACGAGCATAAGCTATTTCTTATAAATATGCTTTCAAGAAATGGTTGGAGGACACCATCCAACTGACCTGCAAATAAAGAATGATGGTTCCTACATTTTATACCCTAGTTATAAAAGGAAAAAACAGGAATTGTTgctatttaatttaatttttgaaCAAAGTTGTGAGATGTGATGAGTGCTGACAATCTATTCAAGTTTTCTGGTATATAATATGTCAAAATGGGAAAGTAAGAGTAACTCATAAATTTAATGTGTTTTGTATAACTACCACCTCACAACAAAAATGTGCATGGAAATACACATACAAACACACACATTCTATTTGTTATGCTAGTGTTATGAAGGATTCAGATACATTTCTGCTAGCATTATTTTTGTAGCTTCTCTTTCTTGAGTGTCCTGTACTTGGCAACAGATTCATCATAATCTGGGAGCTTAGGATGGACAGGACTTTTCAAAGATGATTCTTTTCCAGGGTCTTGAACTGGAAATGAATTCGACAGAATTTCAGTTGGCATACTCATGGTCCTTGAATAAGAGTGCTGATTTTCTTTTCTTGGCCTTAAATCAAGTCATTGCTGATGATGAGAAAGTGAAAGAGCAATATTCTTAACAATTAAAAGGATCCCCTGCATCCTTTATACAAGTGTGCTCAATTGGTGATGAAAAATCAACAGATATAATACTTGCTTTTGTCGCGATGTTGGAATTTTTTTCTCCGTCTTTCTTGTAACCAGTTTGTACATAGTCAATAGTTTTATTTTCCTGGAGTTTTGTTACGTAGAAAATAGGATGGTTTAGAGATCTTTACACAAATAACAGGTATACTGTTTACTTTTACTAGTCCATATACATAAATTATATACTAATTATACAtggttatacacatattatagaTGCATTGTACATATACCAGCCGGCTATTTTAAGTTTATGCGCTTGAATAAGAAGCAGGATGTGCATATGCCGTTTATTTATTTTCTCTGTTGTTTCTTGTTTGACGCATAATTTTGATAGACTGCACAACATAATATGATGTTTGGGGATGGGCTTTCAGTGTTTGGTTcgatattttcaaaattctggaTCAGTAGTTCGATAATCCGTAATTGAAAGTAAATATCAAATACCAAAGTTTTAAAGTTTTGTTCGGTAAATTAGACTTTAGGATTTGGTATTAAAGTTTTCAGTGTTACCATTCAAGAGAGCAACTATTATGGAACGGACAACAATAACACGAATTTGGTATTTTAAATCACAAGAAAAGTCGCAATTTAACGAATCCGCATAAAAAATTCCTCATGTTAAATACAGTATCTGGATTGATAAGTACAACCAAACTAGTCAAAGAAGCTTTACTGCACTCCCAGCAAGTATGATCTGAAATATATCAAAAGAAAAGTGTGATTTGCTCTACAATCAAGAAGTTATAATATGCATCAAccacacaacccccccccccccccccccctaaagtCGTGTTTTTTTCTTCGTAACAGCAAAGTCATCAACTTTTCATATATCATTTTAAAAGTCATTCAATTAATATTTAACCAACAAAATATGACATGATAGTTAATTTAGTGCATGtagattttctcttctttttttttttagtttgcaTGGCAATAAGATCGGATTTGACCCAACCCAAACCCATAACCCAAATTAATCCTTATCAACCCTATTCTCTCTTATTAAAATAAAAGTTCCactctctttaaaaaaaaaaaaaacggctcATAAATTGTACTCCTATCATATAAGCAACACTAATAATTATTCAGAAGAACATCCTCATGAATCTATTTTGCAAGCTATAATGTATTTAACCAAGCTATTAAACCTTAAGAACGCAAAGACTTGATTGATGCTAACATTTATTATTATGCTCGTCATGAAGCTTTTTATATATTGCAGATTTGCAGGTGTTAATCAAGGATGTAGTGCACACCGTATTTCTACATCACAGTTCCCATAATTCTGGTAACCTAAATGGTTATTAGGCACACTCTGTCTTACACCATAGTGTTTTGTAACATTCCTATGAAGGAGAGAATATTCTGTTTAATCAATTTAATAATTTAACAAAGTAACCTATTTAAACCCCAGAAACTGGAATccgtttcttcatgtatttctctaACCTAGGCTACAACAACATATCTAGTGAAATTTCACAATATGAGatttggggagggtaaagtgtacgcaaacCACATCACTGTCTCGGAAGGTATGGAGAATGTTTTCGAAAGACcttcggctcaagagaaagcatggcaaaaaaggtcagataaggatAAGCAATCAAAGCagtatagaaatgaaataatgaaagcGAAAAACCATGATAAAACAGTCTTGAAAAGAAAAGGAACAACaactatcacaaataaattaaataattgaaATACAAGAAATAACAAATAGTAGCATAAAACAAATGACAAGAAATTACTGGGCAAAACTGCAA from Lycium barbarum isolate Lr01 chromosome 10, ASM1917538v2, whole genome shotgun sequence includes:
- the LOC132612633 gene encoding lanC-like protein GCL1, yielding MSSSIVQSNSNSSNHHEDGNERLDSDHHSHDPTAHNYISLPSETFLQAAISLKDQVVEMTWKGKGRSASAVTDPTMYIGLLGTAFTCLRSYEATGDRKDLELCSDIVDACADLARTLTRHVTFLCGRGGVYALGAVAANYCGDQPKRDLYLNHFLEVAQERALPVGPEDGGFGMSYDLLYGRAGFLWAALFMRKYLGEEAVPDDYLMPVVEAILAGGRAGASDNPACPLMYRWHGTRYWGAAHGLSGILHVLLHFPLSQEDIEDVKETLRYMMSNRFPHSGNYPVSEGNPRDKLVQWSHGATGVTITMCKVSEVLSNDREFRDAAIEGGEVVWKSGFVKKVGLADGASGNAYAFLSLYRLTGESIYEERARAFASCLYHNARTIMNERHNNEADHTYSLFQGLGGVACFLFDLLAPNNSRFPGYEL
- the LOC132612651 gene encoding disease resistance protein RPM1-like, with amino-acid sequence MAESAVAFLVHQLSSLLNGGQNFPEGIQEEIVHIRDAFEQMRTFSRTADAKEEEDAELQLWIKQVQDLTHDVQDILETHVVTCSNFQEKGSRPWRKPHHSLTSHKLFEAQNDNLSMLLEGVKAQIAIISEGHITFLQKYDEKNNISWCNNHEDVILDDDADLVGIENDKSVLNDWVLSDDSEWKLQCVVGTRGIGKTTLIKKIFDDAAVKNHFNNTLWIEIPRFSDVKELLKSMITPKDDQSRRAIEAMNTNMLAEFIQQVFESSRYFVVLDDVPDISTWRALKRAFPIENCGSRVIIISRFTELCHIIRAETGGRSHFYDMKPLSEEESWILFCRETFPGSPLCPPHLVQITKDIIEKCNGLPMAILVIAGALATKGNKTEVWEMFHDSLVDKLQGSYSEFEHMKRILNLCYQDLPFYLKSCFTYLRIIPKYHVIDKMRLIRLLAAEGLVLEREGKAIAQVAESYLNELANRRLIQVAERYSDGRLDSFTIHNLWYEFILSKPEERVTATIADGQEITRRGHKVRHLVIHAQLASDIQDIDQFKHLHSLITLGSSESISNSFLLKLLSGSFKLLKVLDLTGAPLVKIPEEVFELFHLKFLNLRRTKIKHLTGSIEKLENLEFLDLRETLVRKLPVEILKLQCLRHIFIHRRGAGFLHGFKAPKKIGTLVSLEMVNSIKATTSTVIELGNLTRLRMLHIAKLRRKHGRDFCSSLDKLINLQQLSISSYGFSKGI